The following are encoded together in the Dermacoccus nishinomiyaensis genome:
- a CDS encoding glycoside hydrolase family 3 protein, with the protein MTPRTPATTPVTGTPDVAPAGVAFAADQARLAPRRRRVRLTVVAAATLSMTLASCSSSDDGKPASSSGSSASSKASGSAGASAPADGNRAQADTGLPTQAELDAATGDVSKLTTKQLAGQVIVGYYQGTSPQAAADAVRRNGLGGVIIMGDNVPSNPTAESAGLPAVTKAVQGAVKESGRSWPAVIGIDQEGGPVTRITSGVTPLPGAMAYGAADDAALATQLAKDEGRELRSLGVTMNFAPDADVTVGPSDPTIGVRSPSSDPQRVARAVNAQVAGYQQAGIVPVIKHFPGHGSVTTDTHVDYAVQAQSVEQLMKRDWVPFASASKAGVPAIMTAHIVVKDVDPIVPSTLSPKVLTGQLRDKLGFKGLIVTDGMNMGAIVKKFDRGGAAAVSALEAGADVVLMPADASASVSAIEKAVASGELTRQRLIESAARIVATTRHQHVSAPDASVRGSHDDDARRLAKASITQLGGRCGRDLVGSRVRVEGGTAEHRATLTKELKARGVDVGLQGTRVNLLEGGVYNAGESSAGGGAEATSPGTSGAIKAGNSGVQIALDTPYPLALRGSDTVGLAAYGSTQPTFAALADVLTGKAKAGGTLPVAVGKDGVGSSACR; encoded by the coding sequence ATGACCCCGCGCACCCCCGCAACCACCCCTGTTACCGGCACGCCTGACGTCGCCCCCGCGGGCGTCGCCTTCGCCGCCGACCAGGCCCGACTCGCGCCCCGCCGACGCCGCGTCCGCCTGACGGTCGTCGCCGCCGCAACGTTGTCGATGACGCTCGCCTCGTGCAGTTCGTCGGACGACGGCAAGCCCGCGTCATCGTCCGGATCGTCGGCATCGTCGAAGGCGTCCGGTTCGGCCGGCGCATCGGCGCCGGCTGACGGAAATCGCGCCCAGGCCGACACGGGCCTGCCGACACAGGCAGAGCTCGACGCCGCTACGGGTGACGTCTCGAAGCTGACGACGAAGCAGCTCGCCGGGCAGGTCATCGTCGGGTACTACCAGGGCACGAGCCCGCAGGCGGCCGCCGATGCAGTGCGTCGCAATGGCCTCGGCGGGGTCATCATCATGGGCGACAACGTTCCGAGCAACCCCACGGCCGAGTCAGCGGGCTTGCCGGCCGTCACGAAAGCGGTGCAGGGCGCCGTCAAGGAGAGCGGACGCTCGTGGCCGGCCGTCATCGGCATCGATCAGGAGGGCGGTCCGGTCACCCGCATCACCTCCGGCGTCACCCCGCTGCCGGGTGCGATGGCCTACGGCGCCGCCGACGATGCGGCGCTCGCGACGCAGCTCGCCAAGGACGAAGGCCGGGAGCTGCGTTCGCTCGGCGTGACGATGAACTTCGCGCCCGACGCGGACGTCACTGTCGGCCCGAGCGACCCGACGATCGGCGTGCGCTCGCCGAGCAGCGACCCGCAGCGCGTCGCGCGAGCTGTCAACGCGCAGGTCGCCGGTTACCAGCAGGCCGGCATCGTGCCCGTCATCAAACACTTTCCGGGCCACGGCTCGGTGACGACGGACACGCATGTCGACTACGCCGTCCAGGCTCAGTCGGTCGAGCAGCTCATGAAGCGCGACTGGGTGCCGTTCGCCTCGGCGAGCAAGGCCGGCGTGCCGGCCATCATGACGGCGCACATCGTCGTCAAGGACGTCGACCCCATCGTGCCGAGCACACTCTCGCCGAAGGTGCTCACGGGCCAGTTGCGCGACAAGCTCGGGTTCAAGGGGCTCATCGTCACCGACGGCATGAACATGGGCGCGATCGTCAAGAAGTTCGATCGCGGCGGCGCTGCAGCGGTGTCGGCGCTCGAGGCCGGAGCCGATGTCGTGCTCATGCCCGCCGACGCGAGTGCGTCGGTGAGCGCGATCGAGAAGGCCGTCGCCTCAGGAGAACTGACGCGCCAGCGGCTCATCGAATCCGCAGCGCGCATCGTCGCGACGACGCGGCACCAGCACGTCAGTGCGCCCGACGCGTCGGTGCGCGGTTCCCATGACGACGACGCGCGCCGTCTCGCGAAGGCGTCGATCACCCAGCTCGGCGGGCGCTGCGGGCGTGACCTCGTCGGGAGCCGTGTGCGGGTCGAAGGGGGGACGGCGGAACATCGAGCGACGCTGACGAAGGAGCTGAAGGCCCGCGGCGTCGACGTCGGACTGCAGGGCACGCGGGTGAACCTGCTCGAAGGGGGCGTGTACAACGCCGGCGAATCGTCCGCCGGCGGGGGAGCGGAGGCGACGTCGCCCGGCACGTCAGGAGCGATCAAGGCCGGAAACAGCGGCGTGCAGATCGCCCTCGACACGCCCTACCCGCTCGCTCTGCGCGGCTCCGACACCGTCGGACTCGCGGCCTACGGTTCGACGCAGCCGACGTTCGCGGCGCTCGCGGACGTCCTGACCGGCAAGGCCAAGGCCGGCGGGACGCTGCCCGTCGCCGTCGGCAAGGACGGGGTGGGCTCTTCAGCCTGTCGATGA
- the tsaD gene encoding tRNA (adenosine(37)-N6)-threonylcarbamoyltransferase complex transferase subunit TsaD yields the protein MSLTATREPLVLGIESSCDETGIGLVRGTTLLANEVASSMDLHARFGGVVPEIASRAHLEAMIPSLSRACDTAGVKLADVDAIAVTVGPGLAGALMVGVAAAKALSIALDKPLYGVNHLAAHVAVDMLEHGPLPEPTMGLLVSGGHTNLLYVPDIATDVRSLGNTIDDACGEAFDKVARVLGLPYPGGPAIDEAAKDGDPKAILFPRGLSTKKDLEKHRYDFSFSGLKTSVTRWVATKQAAGEEVPVADVAASFQEAVVDVITKKAVMACRDYKCDNLMVGGGVSANSRLRTVLEQRCTSAGISIRVPKLSLCTDNGAMVATLGAHLVAKGIAPSTLAVPADSSMPIGQVMG from the coding sequence ATGAGCCTCACCGCCACCCGCGAACCCCTCGTCCTCGGCATCGAGAGTTCGTGCGACGAGACAGGCATCGGCCTCGTGCGCGGCACGACGCTGCTCGCCAACGAGGTTGCGAGTTCGATGGATCTGCACGCCCGCTTCGGTGGTGTCGTGCCCGAGATCGCGAGCCGCGCGCACCTCGAGGCGATGATCCCGTCGCTGAGTCGCGCCTGCGACACGGCGGGCGTCAAGCTCGCCGACGTCGACGCGATCGCCGTCACCGTCGGCCCAGGTCTCGCCGGTGCGCTCATGGTCGGTGTCGCGGCAGCGAAGGCCCTGTCGATCGCCCTCGACAAGCCGCTCTACGGCGTCAACCACCTCGCGGCGCACGTCGCCGTCGACATGCTCGAGCACGGCCCGCTGCCGGAACCGACGATGGGGCTGCTCGTCTCCGGCGGCCACACGAACCTGCTCTACGTGCCCGACATCGCGACGGACGTGCGCAGCCTCGGCAACACGATCGACGACGCGTGCGGCGAGGCGTTCGACAAGGTGGCGCGCGTACTCGGCCTGCCCTACCCGGGCGGCCCGGCGATCGACGAGGCGGCCAAGGACGGCGACCCGAAGGCCATCCTGTTCCCGCGTGGGTTGTCGACGAAGAAGGACCTCGAGAAGCACCGGTACGATTTCTCGTTCAGCGGCCTCAAGACGTCCGTCACCCGCTGGGTCGCGACGAAACAGGCTGCCGGGGAAGAGGTTCCGGTCGCCGATGTCGCCGCGTCCTTCCAGGAGGCCGTCGTCGACGTCATCACGAAGAAGGCCGTCATGGCTTGCCGCGACTACAAGTGCGACAACCTCATGGTCGGCGGCGGCGTCTCGGCCAACTCGCGGCTGCGCACGGTGCTCGAGCAGCGTTGCACGTCGGCGGGCATCTCGATCCGCGTGCCGAAACTGAGCCTGTGCACCGACAACGGCGCGATGGTCGCGACGCTCGGCGCGCACCTCGTCGCGAAGGGCATCGCACCGTCGACGCTCGCCGTGCCCGCCGACTCCTCCATGCCGATCGGACAGGTGATGGGATGA
- the rimI gene encoding ribosomal protein S18-alanine N-acetyltransferase, with product MDHTASPEPAAQPAAATASADVALRPATWRDIETLAALDAQLFEHDAWRERTWWDEFAARPRRQYVVAVGAAVPQQRVVADGTAHAPEASPDDADDREPSAPSMPRNDGAPHVSANCHPEHILGYAGLDVAGSTADVMTIAVTPEARGTGLGRRLLDHLVTAATHAGAEALLLEVRADNDPALRLYERAGFDRLTVRRRYYQPGDVDAVIMRKLLKETR from the coding sequence GTGGACCACACCGCGTCACCAGAGCCCGCTGCGCAGCCTGCCGCGGCGACGGCGAGTGCTGACGTCGCCCTGCGCCCCGCCACCTGGCGCGACATCGAGACCCTCGCGGCCCTCGATGCGCAGCTCTTCGAGCACGACGCGTGGCGCGAACGCACGTGGTGGGACGAGTTCGCCGCACGCCCGCGCCGTCAGTACGTCGTCGCAGTGGGCGCTGCTGTGCCGCAGCAGCGCGTCGTGGCTGACGGCACGGCGCACGCCCCAGAGGCCTCGCCGGACGACGCCGATGACCGCGAGCCAAGCGCACCGTCGATGCCGCGAAACGACGGCGCACCTCACGTCTCGGCGAATTGTCACCCAGAACACATCCTCGGCTACGCCGGGCTCGACGTGGCCGGCAGCACTGCCGACGTCATGACGATCGCCGTCACCCCCGAGGCGCGCGGCACAGGGCTGGGGCGTCGGCTGCTCGATCACCTCGTCACAGCCGCCACGCACGCGGGCGCCGAAGCCCTGCTGCTCGAGGTGCGCGCCGACAACGACCCTGCGCTGCGTCTCTACGAACGCGCCGGGTTCGATCGCCTCACCGTGCGCCGTCGCTACTACCAACCCGGTGACGTCGACGCCGTCATCATGCGCAAGCTCCTGAAGGAGACCCGATGA
- the tsaB gene encoding tRNA (adenosine(37)-N6)-threonylcarbamoyltransferase complex dimerization subunit type 1 TsaB, whose amino-acid sequence MLLAIDTSTSAVTAALHDGRDVVARTSTIDARRHTEILAPAIEAMFAETDVAPADLSRVAVGVGPGPFTGLRVGVMTAMTFAYALDLPIGGVCSLDALAHRAHTLGMRGPLLVATDARRKEIYWAHYDLDGGPIVPGDPAVDKAAAVAEQLGDIPAVGRGARLYADVLHDATRAAAASAVDTSGDAALTGAGEAEVLLDVDAADLAIVAHQRVMAGERLLDTEPLYLRRPDAVPAAAAPIARVLGR is encoded by the coding sequence GTGCTTCTCGCGATCGATACGTCCACCTCCGCCGTCACGGCAGCCCTTCACGACGGGCGTGACGTCGTCGCCCGCACCTCGACGATCGACGCGCGGCGTCACACCGAGATCCTGGCACCCGCGATCGAGGCGATGTTCGCGGAAACCGACGTGGCGCCCGCGGACCTGTCGCGCGTCGCCGTCGGCGTCGGGCCGGGGCCGTTCACCGGGTTGCGCGTCGGCGTCATGACGGCGATGACGTTCGCGTACGCCCTCGACCTGCCCATCGGTGGCGTGTGCTCCCTCGACGCCCTCGCGCATCGTGCGCACACGCTCGGGATGCGCGGTCCGCTGCTCGTCGCGACGGACGCGCGCCGCAAGGAGATCTACTGGGCGCATTACGACCTCGACGGTGGGCCGATCGTCCCGGGCGACCCGGCCGTCGACAAGGCCGCCGCGGTCGCCGAACAGCTCGGTGACATTCCCGCCGTCGGTCGCGGTGCGAGGCTCTACGCCGACGTTCTCCATGACGCGACGCGGGCAGCCGCGGCCAGCGCTGTCGACACGTCCGGCGACGCGGCCCTGACGGGAGCAGGCGAGGCTGAGGTGCTGCTCGACGTCGACGCTGCCGACCTCGCGATCGTCGCGCACCAGCGCGTCATGGCGGGGGAGCGCCTGCTCGACACCGAACCTCTCTACCTGCGCCGCCCTGACGCCGTGCCCGCTGCTGCGGCACCCATCGCGCGCGTTCTCGGTCGATGA
- the tsaE gene encoding tRNA (adenosine(37)-N6)-threonylcarbamoyltransferase complex ATPase subunit type 1 TsaE → MNDLVIRGSKYLPDADATTAFGAALAGVLRAGDVVVMTGDLGAGKTTMTRGLGAALNVRGDVTSPTFVIAREHPSLGDGPALVHVDAYRLGGFGELDDLDLDTFVDDAVTVVEWGAGMAEGLSEDRMHLTLTGLDDRTVTVETAGPRWADIDLVAALGLVAD, encoded by the coding sequence GTGAATGACCTGGTGATTCGCGGCAGCAAGTACCTGCCCGACGCCGACGCGACGACCGCGTTCGGTGCGGCGCTCGCGGGTGTGCTGCGCGCGGGGGACGTCGTCGTCATGACGGGCGATCTCGGAGCAGGCAAGACGACGATGACGCGCGGCCTCGGTGCGGCACTGAACGTGCGGGGTGATGTCACGAGCCCGACGTTCGTCATCGCGCGTGAGCACCCGTCGCTGGGTGACGGGCCGGCCCTCGTCCACGTCGACGCCTACCGACTCGGCGGGTTCGGTGAACTCGACGACCTCGACCTCGACACGTTCGTCGACGACGCCGTCACCGTCGTCGAATGGGGCGCCGGGATGGCCGAGGGGCTGTCCGAGGACCGGATGCACCTCACGTTGACCGGGCTCGACGACCGCACCGTCACCGTCGAGACGGCCGGGCCGCGCTGGGCGGACATCGACCTCGTCGCGGCTCTGGGGCTCGTCGCCGACTGA
- the alr gene encoding alanine racemase: MTHSAAPALLGNAPARVVVDLDAIADNANEMTRRAEGASVLGVVKGDAYGHGLVPSARAAVNGGATWLGVAQLAEAMTLRRAAAEGAGDLDVPVLSWLHAPGSPFADAIEARIDLGAPSVGELDGIAAAARRVGRRARVHLKVDTGLARNGAYGDDWPRLVEAAKAAQATGDVEVVGLMTHFVRADEPGHPENTAQIERFTSAATDCESAGFELEVRHMSNSPATFFLPEARFDLVRPGLALYGLSPAPDLATSEELTLRPAMSITANVTVTKRVPAGQGVSYGHTYTTPRETTLADIPVGYADGVPRAASNVGPLLVAGARTTIAGRVCMDQIVTDAGDAAVAAGDEVVLFGRASDGTQGPSAQDWADAAGTISYEIVTRMSTRLPRVYTGSLAKELGL, from the coding sequence ATGACTCACTCAGCCGCCCCAGCACTGCTCGGCAACGCGCCGGCGCGCGTCGTCGTCGATCTCGATGCCATCGCCGACAACGCCAACGAGATGACGCGTCGCGCCGAGGGCGCCTCCGTTCTCGGTGTCGTCAAGGGCGACGCGTACGGTCACGGTCTCGTGCCGAGCGCCCGCGCCGCCGTCAACGGGGGCGCGACGTGGCTCGGTGTCGCGCAGTTGGCTGAGGCGATGACGCTTCGTCGCGCGGCCGCCGAGGGCGCCGGCGACCTCGATGTTCCGGTGCTGTCGTGGCTGCACGCTCCCGGCTCACCGTTCGCCGATGCCATCGAGGCGCGCATCGATCTCGGGGCGCCGTCCGTCGGCGAACTCGACGGGATCGCTGCCGCGGCGCGCCGCGTCGGGCGTCGGGCGCGCGTGCACCTCAAGGTCGACACGGGCCTCGCCCGCAACGGCGCCTATGGGGACGACTGGCCGCGCCTCGTCGAGGCTGCGAAGGCTGCTCAGGCAACGGGTGACGTCGAGGTCGTCGGATTGATGACGCACTTCGTGCGCGCGGACGAACCCGGCCACCCCGAGAACACCGCCCAGATCGAACGGTTCACCTCCGCCGCAACCGACTGTGAAAGTGCCGGGTTCGAACTCGAGGTGCGGCACATGTCGAACTCGCCGGCGACGTTCTTCCTGCCAGAGGCGCGCTTCGACCTCGTCCGCCCCGGGCTCGCGCTCTACGGGCTCTCGCCCGCACCCGACCTCGCGACGAGCGAGGAGCTGACGCTGCGCCCCGCGATGTCGATCACCGCGAACGTCACGGTGACGAAGCGCGTACCGGCCGGGCAGGGCGTGAGTTACGGCCACACGTACACGACGCCGCGTGAGACGACGCTCGCCGACATCCCCGTCGGGTACGCAGACGGCGTGCCGCGCGCCGCGTCGAACGTCGGCCCGCTCCTGGTGGCGGGCGCGCGCACCACCATTGCCGGCCGCGTCTGCATGGACCAGATCGTCACCGACGCCGGGGACGCCGCCGTCGCGGCCGGCGATGAGGTCGTGCTGTTCGGACGCGCGTCCGACGGCACCCAGGGCCCGAGCGCCCAGGACTGGGCTGACGCCGCCGGCACGATCAGCTACGAGATCGTCACGCGCATGAGCACGCGGCTGCCGCGCGTCTATACGGGAAGCCTGGCGAAGGAGCTCGGACTGTGA